From Hirundo rustica isolate bHirRus1 chromosome 1, bHirRus1.pri.v3, whole genome shotgun sequence, a single genomic window includes:
- the RBBP8 gene encoding DNA endonuclease RBBP8 — MNASGGSCGSPSSAEPTGDFFKELWSKLKECHDKEVQGLQLKISKLKKERCLDAERLEEFYTKNQQLREQQKALHDTIKVLEDRLRAGLCDRCAVTEEHMRKKQQEFENIRQQNLKLITELMNEKNNLQDENKKLTEQFQQLQKELEVQKQQAVEVEEGVIPDSPVVTSSFSVVNRMRRKKENRHVRYSEHTAPDLELRESNSEFGKIPLFSTQVNTHHGGEILVADTYDPQLSPVPNKPRVGGFPVPKPSFNLAAVVAETIGLSVEEEPESQSVLNLPLTNTVMSQASESMQSEDSRKHPASESRNDDNNLGISDPSHITPPQDDWDSRVASPVFGASSSMKSNSSTVHAPCILDSGLKPHLKTNLFNNPSNSRSHKSRSKSEDVAFVAPLNLGTEVNSVISQASAHRQMVMKKNSDEAITCVGNTCTAKNEVIKSDVLPVYQKQLEGRCAKRKKAEDDHAVSCEKTSFSKENSVPFRSDVQQVNGEHTGDKPLDLSDRFSGVRGQEKKQGSEETYKNRLKQVTLHDIFSHVGKTVPEGSSAIQNANSESCLFGRDLQEESFVQEAVLGKTFPDRKNQIPVKEEVPPFKFAPLPSSAETEELFDDVKVASGHVPNRKKTRTGHGESEPASVLQPNPCRLSKSKAQQNEQDLKDKPSLENFQWSVDPGADLSQYKMDITVIDTKGGSQTRVGGEVVDMDYTYVSESVLLKMKNQEQSQESSPQGEITDMFDQTSHEEYESCLPEDSPPACDEKETLHDEEQDKGITATSKKLKEHEDKQDKAKQKAFVEPYFKSDERKNTVLDFPHIEVIRKKEERRKLLGHTCKECEIYYADIPEEEREKKLASCSRHRFRYIPPNTPENFWEVGFPSTQTCVERGYIKEDLAPCQRPKRRQPYAVMFSPKAKEQKT, encoded by the exons ATGAATGCATCTGGAGGAAGCTGTGGGAGCCCTAGTTCTGCAGAACCTACAGGAGATTTCTTCAAAGAACTGTGGTCCAAACTGAAAGAATGTCATGATAAAGAAGTACAAG GCTTACAGCTGAAAATATCTAAgttgaaaaaggaaagatgcTT ggatgCAGAGAGGCTTGAAGAGTTCTATACCAAGAACCAACAGCTCAGAGAACAGCAAAAAGCGCTTCATGACACTATCAAGGTTTTAGAAGACAG ATTAAGAGCGGGGTTATGCGATCGTTGTGCTGTAACCGAAGAACATAtgagaaaaaagcagcaagagtTTGAAAATATCCGGCAGCAGAATCTCAAACTTATCACTGAGCTTA tgaatgaaaaaaacaacttacAGGATGAGAATAAAAAGTTGACTGAACAGTTCCAGCAATTGCAGAAGGAGCTAGA GGTGCAAAAGCAGCAAGCAGTGGAGGTAGAAGAAGGAGTCATTCCAGATTCTCCAGTTGTAAcatcttcattttctgtggTTAATCgtatgagaaggaaaaaagagaacaggCATGTCCGATATTCAGAGCATACAGCCCCAGATTTGGAACTTAGGGAAAGCAACAGTG AGTTTGGAAAAATTCCACTCTTTTCCACACAAGTGAACACTCACCATGGAGGAGAGATATTAGTGGCAGACACTTATGATCCACAACTGTCTCCTGTGCCAA ATAAACCAAGGGTGGGAGGATTCCCTGTTCCAAAGCCATCTTTTAACTTGGCTGCAGTTGTCGCAGAAACAATTGGACTTAGTGTTGAAGAGGAACCT GAGTCCCAGAGTGTACTGAATCTTCCCCTCACTAATACAGTTATGAGCCAGGCCTCAGAGAGCATGCAGTCTGAAGACTCAAGAAAACATCCAGCTTCTGAATCAAGAAATGATGACAACAATTTAGG TATTTCAGATCCATCTCATATCACTCCACCACAGGATGACTGGGATTCTCGGGTAGCTTCTCCTGTATTTGGAGCTTCTAGCAGCATGAAGAGCAACTCAAGTACAGTTCATGCTCCTTGTATTTTAGATTCAGGACTGAAGCCTCATCTCAAAACCAACCTCTTCAACAATCCATCCAATTCCAGATCTCATAAAAGTAGATCAAAATCTGAAGATGTTGCTTTTGTTGCACCGCTGAATCTTGGGACGGAAGTCAACTCAGTTATCAGCCAGGCCTCTGCCCATAGACAAATGGTCATGAAGAAGAATTCTGATGAGGCTATAACCTGTGTTGGAAACACCTGCACAGCTAAAAATGAGGTGATCAAGAGTGATGTCCTCCCAGTATACCAGAAACAGCTAGAAGGCAGGTGTGCTAAGAGAAAGAAAGCTGAAGATGATCATGCAGTTAGCTGTGAGAAAACTTCATTCAGCAAAGAGAACTCTGTGCCCTTTCGATCTGATGTTCAGCAGGTGAATGGGGAGCACACAGGTGATAAACCCTTGGATCTGTCTGACCGCTTCTCTGGAGTTCGTGgtcaagagaaaaaacaaggCAGTGAGGAGACATATAAAAATAGACTGAAGCAAGTGACCCTGCATGACATTTTTTCTCACGTAGGGAAGACCGTTCCTGAAGGTTCATCGGCCATTCAAAATGCCAACAGTGAGAGCTGTTTGTTTGGCAGAGATTTACAAGAGGAATCCTTTGTACaagaggcagtgctgggaaaaacATTCCCTGACAGGAAGAACCAGATCCCAGTGAAAGAAGAAGTTCCTCCCTTCAAATTTGCACCACTGCCGAGTTCTGCAGAGACAGAAGAACTTTTTGATGATGTGAAG GTTGCCAGTGGCCATGTAccaaatagaaagaaaacaaggacaGGACATGGAGAGTCTGAACCAGCATCTGTACTTCAGCCAAACCCTTGTAGACTATCAAAAAGTAAAGCACAGCAAAATGAGCAAG ACCTGAAAGATAAACCCTCTTTAGAAAACTTCCAGTGGAGCGTAGACCCAGGAGCTGACCTTTCACAGTACAAAATGGACATTACTGTGATTGATACAAAG ggtGGTTCTCAGACCAGAGTTGGAGGGGAAGTTGTTGATATGGATTATACATATGTTAGTGAGAGTGtgctattaaaaatgaaaaatcaagaaCAAAGTCAGGAAAGCAGTCCAc AAGGAGAAATAACAGATATGTTTGATCAGACAAGCCATGAAGAATATGAATCCTGCCTACCAGAAGATAGTCCTCCTGCATGTGATGAAAAAGAAACTCTTCATGATGAAGAGCAGGATAAGGGAATAACAGCAACAAGCAAGAAACTAAAGG AACACGAGGATAAACAAGATAAAGCCAAGCAGAAAGCTTTTGTGGAGCCTTATTTCAAAAGTGATGAGAG aaagaatACTGTGTTAGATTTTCCTCATATTGAGgttattagaaaaaaagaagaaagaagaaaattacttggCCACACTTGTAAGGAATGTGAAATA TATTATGCAGACATTccagaagaagagagagagaagaaactAGCTTCCTGTTCAAGACACAGATTTCGCTACATTCCTCCAAATACTCCTGAAAATTTCTGGGAGGTTGGATTTCCTTCCACCCAAACCTGTGTGGAAAGAG gCTACATTAAAGAGGATCTTGCTCCCTGTCAGCGTCCAAAAAGGCGGCAGCCTTATGCTGTAATGTTTTCTCCAAAAGCCAAAGAGCAGAAGACATAA